In Streptomyces sp. NBC_01408, one DNA window encodes the following:
- the mycP gene encoding type VII secretion-associated serine protease mycosin, with the protein MHMRKATSALVGLLLAGVAATPAHAATIRSQQWHLDAMKADDVWKISTGKGITVAVIDTGVNRIPELQGQVLPGAVFPVGDAEGDKDNDYEGHGTTMAAIIAGTGKHPSGDGAYGLAPGAKILPIRVPDSLEGKSTPSWVSAIRYAADSDARIINISMAIGGKPEDDRDRADAVKYALSKGKLIFAGAGNDGDSVNEVLYPAATPGVVGVGAVDANGEATKESQHGPQIDMSAPGIDIVTACTGKTGLCKNHGTSDATALTSASAALLWSAHPDWTNNQVLRVLLNTAGKPVDGAERSDYVGYGVVRPRIAVPTPGDPGPADVFPLPDLAAADAAKSPSASPDGKGPASGTPAPAPQAEAKKKDEGSILPWLGLGLGACLLIGGAVTVVVVRRTNR; encoded by the coding sequence ATGCACATGCGTAAGGCGACCTCGGCCCTGGTGGGTCTGCTGCTGGCCGGGGTCGCCGCGACCCCGGCCCATGCGGCCACCATTCGATCGCAGCAGTGGCATCTCGACGCCATGAAGGCTGACGACGTTTGGAAGATCAGCACCGGCAAAGGCATCACCGTTGCGGTGATCGATACCGGCGTCAACCGCATCCCCGAACTTCAGGGGCAAGTCCTTCCCGGTGCAGTCTTCCCGGTCGGTGATGCGGAAGGCGACAAAGACAATGACTATGAAGGTCACGGCACCACCATGGCTGCGATCATCGCCGGTACTGGAAAGCATCCAAGTGGTGACGGCGCCTACGGGCTGGCACCCGGCGCCAAGATTCTTCCGATCCGCGTGCCCGACAGCCTGGAGGGGAAGAGCACCCCGTCGTGGGTCTCGGCCATTCGATATGCCGCAGATTCGGACGCCAGAATCATCAATATTTCCATGGCTATCGGTGGTAAGCCCGAGGATGACCGGGACCGAGCAGATGCCGTTAAGTATGCGTTGTCCAAGGGGAAGTTGATTTTTGCCGGAGCTGGCAACGACGGGGATTCAGTCAACGAAGTTCTCTACCCTGCGGCGACCCCTGGCGTGGTGGGGGTTGGGGCAGTGGACGCCAACGGCGAGGCGACCAAGGAGTCCCAGCATGGGCCGCAGATCGACATGTCTGCGCCTGGCATCGATATCGTCACGGCTTGCACCGGCAAGACGGGTCTTTGCAAGAACCACGGCACAAGTGACGCCACGGCCCTCACCTCCGCCTCCGCCGCCCTGCTCTGGTCCGCGCACCCCGACTGGACCAACAACCAGGTCCTGCGGGTCCTGCTGAACACCGCCGGGAAGCCCGTCGACGGGGCCGAGCGTAGCGACTACGTCGGCTACGGCGTCGTCCGGCCCCGGATCGCGGTGCCGACCCCTGGTGACCCCGGTCCGGCGGACGTGTTCCCGCTGCCCGACCTCGCCGCCGCCGACGCGGCAAAGTCCCCGTCCGCCTCCCCCGACGGGAAGGGCCCGGCGTCCGGTACGCCCGCGCCCGCCCCCCAAGCCGAGGCGAAGAAGAAGGACGAGGGCAGCATTCTTCCCTGGCTCGGCCTCGGCCTGGGGGCCTGCCTGCTGATCGGCGGAGCCGTCACCGTAGTCGTCGTACGGCGCACCAACCGCTGA
- a CDS encoding MFS transporter: MSAPLEPRVPEKTAPVPPTPSPAGILGPAYRTLSVGIISVIFLIAFEATAVGTAMPVAARELDGIGLYAFAFSAYFTTSLFGMVLSGQWADREGPLRPLTGGIAAFAAGLLLAGTAGTMWVFVLGRAVQGFGGGLVIVALYVVVSRAYEERLRPAIMAAFAASWVVPSIVGPLASGTVTEHLGWRWVFLGIPVLVVVPLVVALPAIRRTASGPVGEAVAFDRRRIRLAFGISAGAGLLQYAAQDLRWLSLLPAVAGAALLVPAVLGLLPRGTYRARRGLPSVVLLRGVAAGSFIAAESFVPLMLVTQRGLSPTLAGLSLALGGVTWAGGSWVQSKGRMAPYRERLMVVGMVLVAVAVAAAPAVLIESVPVWTLALAWALGCLGMGLVIGSTSVLLLKLSAPEEVGANSASLQISDALANVVLLAAGGAAFAALGGGAVGAGHALTEGAGASHPGAFVVVFLPMAAVALVGAWVATRLDPPTA, from the coding sequence ATGAGCGCCCCCCTCGAACCTCGCGTGCCCGAGAAGACCGCACCGGTCCCGCCGACCCCGTCACCCGCCGGCATCCTCGGCCCCGCGTACCGGACGCTCAGCGTCGGGATCATCTCCGTCATCTTCCTGATCGCCTTCGAGGCCACCGCCGTCGGTACCGCCATGCCCGTCGCCGCCCGGGAGCTGGACGGGATCGGGCTCTACGCCTTCGCCTTCTCCGCCTACTTCACCACCAGCCTCTTCGGCATGGTCCTGTCCGGGCAGTGGGCCGACCGGGAGGGGCCGCTGCGGCCGCTGACCGGCGGGATCGCGGCCTTCGCCGCCGGGCTGCTGCTCGCGGGGACCGCCGGGACGATGTGGGTGTTCGTGCTCGGCCGGGCCGTGCAGGGCTTCGGCGGCGGGCTGGTGATCGTCGCCCTGTACGTGGTCGTCAGCCGGGCCTACGAGGAGCGGCTGCGCCCCGCGATCATGGCGGCCTTTGCCGCGAGCTGGGTGGTGCCGTCGATCGTCGGACCGCTCGCCTCCGGGACCGTCACCGAACACCTCGGCTGGCGTTGGGTGTTCCTCGGCATACCCGTGCTGGTCGTGGTGCCGCTCGTCGTCGCGCTGCCCGCCATACGGCGGACCGCCTCCGGGCCCGTGGGCGAGGCGGTGGCCTTCGACCGGCGGCGGATCCGGCTGGCGTTCGGCATCTCGGCCGGGGCCGGGCTGCTCCAGTACGCCGCCCAGGATCTGCGGTGGCTCTCGCTGCTGCCCGCGGTGGCGGGTGCGGCCCTGCTGGTGCCGGCCGTGCTGGGGCTGCTGCCGCGCGGGACCTACCGGGCGCGGCGCGGTCTGCCGTCGGTGGTGCTGCTGCGCGGGGTGGCCGCGGGGTCGTTCATCGCGGCGGAGAGCTTCGTACCGCTGATGCTGGTCACCCAGCGGGGGCTGAGCCCGACGCTGGCCGGGCTCTCGCTGGCGCTGGGCGGGGTGACCTGGGCGGGCGGCTCGTGGGTGCAGTCGAAGGGGCGGATGGCGCCGTACCGGGAGCGCCTGATGGTGGTCGGGATGGTGCTGGTGGCCGTCGCCGTCGCCGCGGCGCCGGCCGTGCTCATCGAGTCGGTGCCGGTGTGGACGCTGGCGCTGGCCTGGGCGCTGGGGTGCCTGGGGATGGGCCTGGTGATCGGGTCGACGAGCGTGCTGCTGCTGAAGCTGTCGGCGCCGGAGGAGGTGGGGGCCAACTCCGCGTCGCTGCAGATCTCCGACGCCCTCGCCAACGTGGTGCTGCTGGCCGCGGGCGGGGCCGCGTTCGCCGCGCTGGGCGGGGGCGCGGTGGGGGCGGGCCATGCCCTCACGGAGGGGGCGGGGGCCTCGCATCCGGGGGCGTTCGTGGTGGTGTTCCTGCCGATGGCCGCCGTGGCGCTGGTGGGGGCCTGGGTCGCGACCCGGCTGGATCCCCCCACGGCCTGA
- a CDS encoding WXG100 family type VII secretion target, with the protein MSKFESYTHAELYAMVAAIDPVTVSALGTKLTEAAATIKKIGEDLKEHKVKGWEGEAADAFENWVNKTGSATLVLADYATAGGKQMTEAAQIMTEVKPDPSGQKGDMPPHKPIVGAALLASVQTPQPMEAAKLNYDHARAVDAMDKLAGRYDLSSKEMDKAPIPTFPPPPEVLVPRGVDGGQDIARSAGGSGGGGVGSSNSSYAATGGPGGGYLNEPGTVPGRQPQPDYTPPSTTVPVSTPPPGLPDRDVDVDLDSVLTPPNPTLPPTTGLPTGPMPVGPGPALPTPGPFVPPVTLPPVGSVKTPGLGGSHIGPFPGPTGPGGSGGKFVGPQGLPPRDSGIMGGKPVTPNGPGPGIPRGTVIGTEGQHTGRGMGGGMGPGMGGSHGGQGGSPVGRRLATEPGGIVGGRQSGTAGRPVTGAQPFTQGGSGLVRNNRGGAGAGAMGHAGAGVGTPGQRREEQGGERPDYLAEDEETWQSNRRVVPPVID; encoded by the coding sequence CCACGATCAAGAAGATCGGCGAGGACCTCAAGGAGCACAAGGTCAAGGGCTGGGAAGGCGAAGCTGCCGACGCCTTCGAGAACTGGGTGAACAAGACGGGCAGCGCCACGCTGGTGCTGGCCGACTACGCCACCGCGGGCGGCAAACAGATGACCGAAGCCGCCCAGATCATGACTGAGGTCAAGCCCGACCCCAGCGGCCAGAAGGGGGACATGCCCCCTCACAAGCCCATTGTCGGGGCCGCACTCCTGGCCAGCGTCCAGACGCCGCAGCCCATGGAGGCGGCGAAGCTGAACTACGACCACGCCCGGGCCGTGGACGCGATGGACAAGCTGGCCGGTAGGTACGACCTGTCGTCCAAGGAGATGGACAAGGCACCGATCCCGACGTTCCCGCCGCCGCCGGAGGTGCTCGTGCCAAGGGGTGTCGACGGCGGGCAGGACATCGCGAGGTCCGCAGGAGGATCAGGCGGGGGAGGTGTTGGCTCGTCCAATTCCTCGTATGCCGCGACTGGCGGGCCGGGCGGAGGTTACCTGAACGAACCGGGGACGGTGCCTGGGCGTCAGCCGCAGCCGGACTACACCCCTCCGTCGACGACTGTCCCTGTGTCGACGCCGCCGCCCGGGCTGCCGGACCGCGACGTAGACGTCGACCTGGACAGCGTCCTTACGCCTCCGAACCCGACCCTGCCCCCGACGACGGGTCTCCCCACCGGGCCGATGCCCGTTGGCCCGGGCCCTGCCCTCCCCACCCCCGGCCCCTTCGTCCCCCCTGTGACGCTCCCGCCGGTCGGCAGCGTGAAGACGCCGGGCCTCGGCGGCTCCCACATCGGTCCGTTCCCGGGTCCGACCGGCCCCGGCGGCTCCGGTGGAAAGTTCGTCGGCCCCCAGGGGCTGCCTCCGCGGGACTCCGGGATCATGGGCGGCAAGCCGGTCACGCCCAACGGCCCCGGCCCGGGCATTCCGCGTGGCACGGTCATCGGTACGGAAGGCCAGCACACCGGCCGTGGCATGGGCGGCGGCATGGGCCCCGGGATGGGTGGCTCCCACGGCGGCCAGGGCGGCTCCCCGGTGGGCCGTCGCCTGGCGACCGAGCCTGGCGGTATCGTCGGCGGGCGCCAGTCCGGTACGGCCGGCCGTCCGGTGACCGGCGCACAGCCCTTCACCCAGGGTGGCTCCGGTCTCGTCCGGAACAACCGTGGTGGCGCAGGAGCAGGCGCGATGGGTCACGCGGGTGCGGGCGTGGGTACGCCGGGCCAGCGACGCGAGGAGCAGGGGGGCGAACGCCCCGATTACCTGGCCGAGGACGAAGAGACCTGGCAGAGCAACCGTCGTGTTGTTCCGCCGGTGATCGACTGA